The following coding sequences lie in one Xylocopa sonorina isolate GNS202 chromosome 7, iyXylSono1_principal, whole genome shotgun sequence genomic window:
- the LOC143425013 gene encoding protein DOP1 homolog isoform X2 has translation MGSIALEEFELMKDSKYRVYVSAVDKALKSFEYTSEWADLISALGKLNKVLLSHMKFPVIPRRIKISKRLAQCMHPALPSGVHLKALETYDIIFKCMGTNRLSHELFIYSAGLFPLLGHAAMNVRPSLLTVYETHFVPLGERLRPGLSGFLSGVLLGLEDGSDHFDRTNSLLEKVCEGVGPEHFYACLWDCLASNSGIRLPAISFVLTHFNKKLPMEEQKYIMGTDTNIMVTALSAGVQDSSVLVQRSALDLLLVGFPVHNSQLTHEQMVSLVTAALVTILRRDMSLNRRLFAWLLGTEVSTSILKRKTNAKVSDNTEHTSTYFDIYSKDMLIEAIKSLLKNVCEESPQDLKPYRILVSLLEKTDIGPIILDDILYEVFRTFYNACGQSNRVPKTNEVVKSANLLFSTLEPSYVWIHCGHLFENACQDRAKSKQEIENVAVRSVGIGMPNFMEICILTEFLLDTVSLDAFIDTPSEHLPGLFYEIVSKLLHYIDILSPMEISKSLRLCAKILSKVQPTVVSTHTERNELETKLDTTITGTTIAAGNDNSLNAIPLEKSQSDSKLNKPDTSSGSFSEKSPSPRRRANSGGAAKRSDKKSKKKSSKSTSKLSESLPEPSTSISVVVSQEVKGLSRNKSMDDIKTECIETSVTSSPSKDHLVALKLSNKNSPMGSTGSLVREPSPAFQAQHSMLEKCLRQYETFYVKLVSNRVLSKERTVQDMFDNLMISCPRESFDERMRCLELLLSSRLNMEDSGFFSQDTSVTDEGKHLDILQLFVDSVSQAEWEDPVKIASSLFVELSTFPKYFIPGDGLLTEEEPKENIVLPDWLKVLVVCSCWLGKQPALQLTSIATLLDLVALLRAHNDIETHPKSGEGVTAVIMVPLLKQWHITYLMQYTNVFQVLAHSLWHHLGELPAHKYRMRCVELLHELHHALHNSCDAVEDVIGAALTSDNIERRIEAFNRFATLWHLGREIETNPRLRGCMKSFDQSLLKILDNLHLADNSPLKLHAQSWLLHSLMRGDISRVVDPLLVILLDPSTCRMSVLHVSIQHSNTVLTKNDPIEEKSEIQDDTEGAAKIYAISSVDGNVIYHVSDSVDEDKKWRKGKKKKKAINPVKVKRIFAVTTLAAGDNCNQYVTEKNQFMKELEVPPSISGNRKISVFVNPLSLNCSENSNDSLTEDELLPSVKKASLTTELLKNATRFKKIDFDKGSNGSLDESLYESASSSLKAKEKNGFKKLNGEVDSSMDSITNSFDSSSPEITNKQTKQKKETIIMPGSSREVAGTIIKGKYHSINEFATNYDVHDVGSFEASVEVPSWTMDDEEADLDVSTTAEEYFSNSSGNSIVEEILNEVLDRVIQICDVVEPPKSTEETAYQSSKTGRNFGIGVHNLHSHMLLYCGVYDSTRTLYALRTLRNELLTNTRMFLCCAATTSVTNTTKNTTLLNLLARHRKSVFGRNFHGEIANTEFIAAYRSSMYLEVLISVCLYFARSYYPNLGQMRLTHEEISGNRQVQLASAELLTLVFSELIPIVRDSGKGFSCYIVDLLAKCKVQKVALHCLVSSVMNMKNVNKENEEVFTFTEEIILFNDPITENDVNKCKFRASDHTEAFQIQLLRLLLALIMLEHQCSNQKGEEICPPTTATPGTPTKNIPNIMGNSLKYLPGALIPQQPMFLASILSALQLDHMRHLHQHWTTLVTSSLPFMGSSLTSIVTSVIHQLCCNIEHLASYYINEETSTASKLQDISTVECCLPADYTVTHLEALTYLLHYCLLDTSQQIGFSFNQPLSGTIQTGIPGANPSQIFNNLIHVFMPSPLSSDFTTTKDKNAASELQQHARRTALSHLPRIIASLSTLWQAVLATKDNDQASCVVGSPRIVKHQLLELLSPISFHHGVNFLAAIAVAWHERRQSSSSCKKVLPEACPNQQVMVHLVSAIRVMPIDTLVQTVHQVVKNPPPISGVKQDFSLEVSVLELLYVYMQSNTSQSLIESWASLLGLLKDGLSLTAPAQFLLLAILNEYVQKCPPMQEKKDIRDLQDVSAKLIESCSQIAGACLEQTTWLRRNLAVREDAFEVAEGSSEGKEGKTGAVTPGTPPNAAYSIQAQAVLAEIVAPLLDVSYGSQEKERVVTLLTNLMYNITPYLKNHSTKNIASFTACSQLLSSLSGYQYTRKAWRKDVLDLLLDPAFFQMTPACLPYWRTIIDNLMTHDNTTFRDLMNRVSMAQSSSISIFSSKEQEYEQKAQLLKRLAYVILCSEMDQYHKYMPEIQERLADSLRLPQVIPSIQAQVFLCFRVLLLRMSPQHATSLWPVIVSELVQVFLYIEQEMNTDSEEFSSHIKLLSALDSSWAVNANNGLQAHGHPHWLQLQLAAAKLLDLALLLPAHRLPQFQMYRWAFVGDSAAGSVDNNNLSSDFVPHITRIAKLMDSKYKQEASSAMAKPGELLLTSNNIRSLQDLHYFFTTLSRRSSDTQAPLNITQLETVIEQDFLEKMPAAR, from the exons ATGGGTTCTATAGCTTTAGAAGAGTTTGAACTCATGAAAGACTCTAAATATAGAGT CTATGTGTCTGCCGTTGACAAAGCTCTAAAGAGCTTTGAGTACACTAGCGAATGGGCAGACCTAATCTCAGCGCTTGGAAAATTAAACAAGGTGTTATTGAGTCATATGAAGTTTCCAGTTATTCCCAGACGAATCAAGATATCCAAAAGATTAGCGCAATGTATGCATCCCGCTTTGCCATCTGGTGTTCATTTAAAAGCTCTAGAAACATATGATATTATTTTCAAATGTATGGGCACTAACAGACTGAGTCATGAGCTGTTTATATATAGCGCTG GTCTGTTTCCATTGTTGGGTCATGCTGCTATGAACGTAAGGCCATCTTTGTTGACTGTGTATGAGACTCACTTTGTACCTCTGGGAGAGAGACTAAGACCAGGCTTGAGTGGATTTTTGAGTGGCGTTTTACTTGGTTTGGAAGATGGCTCTGACCATTTCGATAG aactaATTCCTTACTTGAGAAAGTGTGCGAGGGGGTAGGACCTGAACACTTCTATGCATGTTTGTGGGACTGTTTAGCCTCCAACTCTGGAATCAGATTGCCTGCTATATCTTTCGTGTTAACGCATTTTAACAAGAAACTGCCAATGGAAGAGCAAAAATACATCATGGGCACAGACACTAATATTATG GTTACCGCACTTTCCGCTGGAGTACAAGACAGTTCTGTGTTAGTACAAAGGAGTGCTTTGGATTTGCTGTTAGTTGGATTTCCTGTACATAATAGTCAATTAACACATGAGCAAATGGTATCACTAGTCACGGCTGCTCTTGTTACTATATTAAGAAGAGACATGAGCCTGAACAG GCGATTGTTTGCTTGGCTTTTGGGTACCGAAGTAAGCACATCTATTTTGAAAAGAAAAACTAACGCTAAAGTTTCAGACAACACAGAACATACATCTACCTATTTTGATATATATTCGAAAGATATgttaatcgaagcaataaagtcgcTGTTGAAAAATGTGTGCGAGGAAAGTCCACAAGATTTGAAACCGTATAGAATACTGGTTTCTTTATTGGAAAAGACAGATATCGGTCCAATAATTTTGGATGATATTTTATATGAAGTTTTTAg GACTTTTTATAACGCTTGTGGACAATCGAACAGAGTACCAAAAACAAACGAAGTAGTGAAATCAGCGAACTTATTATTCTCGACATTGGAGCCATCTTACGTTTGGATACATTGTGGGCATTTGTTCGAAAATGCTTGCCAGGACAGAGCAAAGTCTAAGCAGGAAATAGAAAACGTCGCGGTAAGATCAGTCGGTATCGGGATGCCGAATTTCATGGAGATCTGCATATTGACGGAATTCCTGCTCGACACTGTATCGTTAGACGCATTTATAGACACCCCATCCGAGCATCTACCCGGTTTATTTTATGAAATCGTTAGCAAACTTTTACACTATATCGATATTTTGTCTCCTATGGAGATTTCGAAGAGCCTTCGATTGTGCGCGAAAATTCTATCGAAAGTACAACCCACGGTGGTTTCAACGCATACAGAGAGAAATGAATTAGAAACGAAATTGGACACAACCATAACTGGCACCACTATCGCAGCAGGAAACGATAATTCCTTAAATGCAATACCTTTAGAGAAAAGCCAATCCGACAGCAAATTAAATAAGCCAGACACATCTAGCGGTTCGTTTTCCGAGAAAAGTCCCAGCCCTCGTAGAAGAGCCAACTCTGGCGGTGCCGCTAAGCGATCCGACAAAAAGTCGAAAAAGAAATCTAGTAAAAGCACCTCGAAATTAAGCGAATCTCTACCAGAGCCAAGTACTAGTATTTCGGTAGTGGTCAGCCAAGAAGTCAAAGGTTTATCAAGAAATAAAAGCATGGACGACATAAAAACAGAGTGTATAGAGACAAGTGTAACTAGTTCTCCATCCAAAGATCATTTGGTTGCGCTGAAATTATCGAATAAAAACAGCCCTATGGGTTCCACCGGATCCTTGGTTAGAGAACCGTCTCCAGCGTTTCAAGCCCAACATTCAATGTTAGAGAAATGCTTGAGACAATACGAAACATTTTACGTCAAGTTAGTAAGCAACAGAGTGTTAAGCAAGGAACGAACGGTACAGGATATGTTTGATAATTTGATGATATCATGTCCGAGGGAGAGTTTTGACGAAAGAATGCGATGCTTAGAACTCTTGTTAAGCTCTAGATTAAACATGGAAGATTCTGGCTTCTTCAGCCAGGACACCTCTGTGACAGACGAAGGCAAGCACTTGGACATTCTTCAATTATTCGTTGATTCTGTTTCACAAGCGGAATGGGAGGATCCGGTGAAAATCGCGTCCAGTTTGTTCGTTGAGCTATCTACCTTTCCTAAATATTTTATTCCGGGCGATGGCTTACTCACCGAGGAAGAGCCAAAGGAGAACATCGTTCTTCCAGATTGGTTGAAAGTATTAGTCGTTTGTAGTTGCTGGCTTGGGAAACAGCCTGCTTTACAGTTGACCAGTATTGCTACATTGTTGGACTTGGTAGCCTTATTAAGGGCTCATAATGACATCGAAACGCATCCAAAAAGCGGAGAGGGGGTGACGGCCGTAATTATGGTGCCGTTACTGAAACAGTGGCACATAACTTACTTGATGCAATACACCAATGTGTTTCAG GTACTAGCACATTCCCTCTGGCACCATCTCGGTGAACTACCTGCTCACAAATACAGAATGCGATGTGTCGAACTGCTGCACGAATTGCACCATGCTCTACACAATTCTTGCGACGCTGTAGAAGATGTGATAGGAGCAGCGCTCACATCAGATAACATAGAAAGAAGAATAGAAGCGTTCAATAGGTTCGCCACGTTATGGCACCTCGGACGAGAAATCGAAACAAATCCTAGATTGCGAGGCTGTATGAAATCTTTTGATCA GTCATTATTAAAAATACTAGATAATTTACATCTTGCGGATAACTCCCCCTTAAAGCTTCACGCACAATCGTGGCTGTTGCACTCTCTAATGCGAGGCGATATTTCACGAGTAGTGGACCCGTTATTGGTAATACTATTAGACCCGTCCACTTGTCGTATGAGCGTGCTTCACGTCAGTATACAACACAGCAACACTGTTCTGACGAAAAACGATCCTATAGAAGAAAAGTCTGAGATACAAGACGACACTGAGGGTGCGGCAAAAATTTACGCTATCAGCTCTGTAGACGGGAACGTGATATATCACGTGAGCGATAGCGTGGACGAGGATAAAAAATGGCGAAAgggcaagaagaagaagaaagcgatAAATCCTGTGAAAGTTAAACGAATATTTGCCGTGACAACGTTAGCTGCCGGCGATAACTGTAATCAGTACGTGACTGAGAAGAATCAGTTCATGAAAGAACTCGAAGTGCCCCCTAGCATATCAGGCAATCGAAAAATTTCTGTTTTCGTGAATCCTTTGTCGTTAAATTGTAGCGAGAATTCCAATGACTCGTTGACAGAGGACGAACTGTTGCCTAGCGTGAAGAAAGCGAGCTTGACAACGGAGTTGTTGAAAAATGCGACAAGATTCAAGAAAATAGATTTTGACAAAGGTTCGAACGGCAGTTTAGATGAAAGCTTGTACGAATCGGCGAGTTCCAGTTTAAAAGCGAAAGAAAAGAACGGTTTTAAGAAACTGAACGGAGAAGTCGACTCCTCGATGGACTCTATTACCAACAGCTTTGATTCTAGCAGCCCCGAGATCACAAACAAGCAAACGAAACAAAAGAAAGAAACTATTATAATGCCTGGTAGCTCTAGAGAGGTAGCCGGGACTATCATCAAGGGAAAATATCACAGCATAAACGAATTCGCGACGAATTATGATGTCCATGATGTAGGAAGCTTTGAAGCAAGTGTCGAGGTACCCAGCTGGACAATGGACGACGAAGAGGCTGATCTGGATGTTAGTACAACCGCGGAGGAGTACTTCAGTAACTCCAGCGGGAACAGCATAGTCGAAGAAATCTTAAATGAAGTACTCGATAGGGTAATTCAAATATGCGACGTTGTTGAACCACCTAAAAGT ACCGAAGAAACCGCTTATCAAAGCTCAAAAACCGGACGTAATTTCGGAATCGGTGTGCACAACCTTCATTCGCATATGCTGCTTTATTGTGGTGTCTACGACTCAACTAGAACGCTTTACGCATTGCGAACGCTTCGCAACGAACTGTTGACCAATACCAGAATGTTTCTGTGTTGCGCTGCGACGACCAGTGTAACTAACACGACCAAAAATACAACGCTGTTGAACTTGCTGGCGAGACATCGTAAAAGCGTATTTGGGCGAAATTTCCATGGGGAAATAGCAAACACCGAGTTCATCGCAGCTTATAGGAGCAGCATGTATCTAGAAGTTCTAATTAGCGTGTGCCTTTACTTCGCTAGGAGTTATTACCCTAATTTGGGACAGATGAGACTCACACACGAAGAAATTTCGGGAAATCGACAG GTACAACTAGCAAGTGCGGAATTGTTAACACTCGTATTCTCCGAGTTAATTCCTATCGTTCGTGATTCAGGAAAAGGTTTCAGCTGTTACATCGTCGATCTGCTCGCAAAATGTAAAGTACAAAAGGTCGCGTTGCACTGTCTCGTGTCCAGCGtgatgaatatgaaaaatgtCAATAAGGAGAATGAGGAGGTGTTCACGTTTACAGAAGAAATTATTCTGTTTAATGATCCGATCACGGAAAATGATGTGAACAAATGCAAGTTTAGGGCGAGCGATCATACAGAGGCTTTTCAGATACAACTATTAAG aCTATTACTAGCTTTAATCATGTTGGAACATCAGTGTAGCAATCAGAAAGGCGAAGAAATATGCCCACCAACTACAGCAACACCAGGTACTCCAACAAAGAACATCCCTAATATTATGGGAAATAGCTTAAAATATTTGCCCGGTGCACTGATTCCACAACAACCAATGTTCCTTGCTAGCATATTAAGTGCTCTACAATTG gatcatatgagaCACTTACATCAACACTGGACAACTCTCGTTACATCGAGTCTTCCATTTATGGGATCCTCATTAACATCTATAGTTACATCGGTTATCCATCAGTTGTGTTGTAACATCGAACACTTAGCTTCGTACTACATTAACGAGGAAACATCAACGGCGTCGAAGTTACAAGACATAAGCACGGTCGAATGTTGTCTTCCCGCGGATTATACAGTCACGCACCTGGAAGCTTTAACGTATTTGCTCCATTATTGTTTATTGGATACATCGCAACAAATCGGGTTCTCGTTCAATCAACCTTTGAGCGGTACGATTCAGACTGGAATCCCTGGGGCAAATCCAAGCCAGATTTTCAATAATCTCATTCACGTATTTATGCCTAGCCCACTTTCTTCG GATTTCACCACAACAAAAGATAAAAATGCTGCTAGCGAATTACAACAACACGCTCGAAGAACGGCTTTAAGTCACCTTCCAAGaataatcgcatctctctctacTCTTTGGCAAGCAGTGTTAGCTACCAAAGACAA TGATCAAGCCAGTTGCGTTGTTGGcagtccaagaatagtaaagcATCAACTTCTAGAACTCTTATCTCCTATATCTTTCCATCACGGTGTAAACTTTTTGGCCGCCATTGCTGTTGCTTGGCACGAAAGGCGACAATCTTCTAGTAGCTGTAAAAAG GTGCTTCCAGAAGCTTGTCCAAATCAACAAGTTATGGTTCATTTAGTAAGCGCGATCCGAGTGATGCCTATCGACACTTTGGTCCAAACTGTCCATCAGGTCGTGAAGAATCCACCACCGATAAGTGGCGTAAAACAAGACTTCTCGCTAGAAGTTTCTGTATTAGAGTTGCTTTACGTTTACATGCAAAGTAACACATCTCAGTCTCTTATCGAATCTTGGGCATCTTTGCTCGGTCTGTTAAAAGACGGCCTATCTTTAACGGCGCCTGCACAGTTTCTTTTATTAGCAATCCTAAACGAGTACGTACAGAAGTGTCCTCCCATGCAAGAGAAGAAGGATATAAGAGATCTGCAAGATGTGTCGGCGAAG TTGATCGAATCATGTTCGCAAATAGCTGGAGCATGTCTAGAACAAACAACCTGGCTAAGGAGAAACTTGGCGGTAAGAGAAGACGCTTTCGAAGTTGCCGAAGGATCCTCGGAAGGTAAAGAGGGCAAAACCGGTGCTG taaCACCCGGTACTCCGCCTAATGCAGCGTATAGTATCCAAGCTCAAGCGGTTCTAGCAGAAATAGTAGCTCCTTTGTTGGACGTTAGCTATGGTTCTCAAGAAAAAGAACGCGTAGTGACACTGTTAACTAATCTCATGTACAATATTACACCGTACCTTAAGAATCACTC GACAAAGAATATTGCCTCGTTCACGGCTTGTTCCCAATTATTGAGTTCCCTGTCAGGCTATCAATACACGAGAAAAGCATGGCGCAAAGACGTACTGGATCTGCTATTAGATCCCGCCTTTTTCCAAATGACACCGGCGTGTTTACCGTACTGGAGAACTATTATAGATAATTTAATGACACACGACAATACAACCTTCCGGGATTTAATGA ATCGCGTTTCCATGGCTCAGAGTAGTAGTATCAGTATATTCTCTTCGAAGGAGCAGGAGTACGAGCAAAAAGCTCAACTTCTGAAGAGATTAGCGTATGTAATACTTTGCAGCGAGATGGATCAGTATCACAAGTACATGCCTGAAATTCAAG aaCGTCTGGCGGACAGTTTACGGTTACCACAAGTGATTCCATCTATACAAGCACAAGTTTTTCTTTGTTTCCGTGTGTTACTCCTAAGAATGTCTCCCCAACACGCTACTTCTTTATGGCCGGTAATAGTCAGTGAACTTGTTCAAGTCTTCCTATACATTGAACAGGAAATGAATACAGATAGCGAGGAATTCAG TTCGCATATAAAATTACTCTCTGCTTTGGACTCGTCTTGGGCTGTGAATGCTAACAATGGACTGCAGGCACACGGTCATCCTCACTGGTTGCAATTGCAACTCGCAGCTGCTAAATTGTTAGATCTGGCACTGCTCTTACCTGCGCACAGGCTTCCACAATTTCAAAT GTATAGATGGGCATTTGTAGGAGATTCAGCGGCAGGATCCGTGGataacaataatctttcatctgacTTTGTACCACACATTACGAGAATAGCAAAATTGATGGACAGCAAG TACAAACAAGAGGCAAGTTCAGCGATGGCTAAACCCGGTGAACTTCTTCTAACGTCGAACAACATACGTTCGTTGCAAGATCTGCATTATTTTTTTACGACGCTTAGCCGCAGATCAAGCGACACGCAGGCACCGTTGAATATTACACAACTGGAGACAGTGATCGAGCAAGATTTCCTTGAAAAGATGCCAGCCGCGAGGTAG